A segment of the Balaenoptera musculus isolate JJ_BM4_2016_0621 chromosome 9, mBalMus1.pri.v3, whole genome shotgun sequence genome:
cttagaaaagtacaactttctgagactgaaccaggaagaaatagaaaatataaacagaccaatcacaagtactaaaatgaaactgtgattaaaaatctttcagcagggcttccctggtggcgcagtggttgagaatccgcctgccaatgcaggggacacgggttcgagccctggtctgggaggatcccacgtgccgcggagcgactgggcccgtgggccacagttgctgggcctgcgcgtctggagccggtgctccgcagcaggaggggccgcggtggtgagagacccgcgcaccgcgatgaggagtggcccccgcttgccgcaactagggagggccctcgcacagaaacgaagacccaacgcagccataaataaatagataaataaataaataaaattaaaaaaaaaaaaaaaaaatctttcagcaaacaaaagcccaggaccagatggctttcacaggcaaattctatcaaacatttagagaagagctaacacctatccttctcaaactcttccaaaacatagtagagggaggaaaactcccaaactcattctacgaggtcaccatcaccctgataccaaaaccagacaaagatgtcacaagaaaagaaaaagaaaactacaggccaatatcactgatgaacatagatgtaaaaatcctcaacaaaatactagcaaacagaatccagcagcacattaaaaggatcatacaccatgatcaagtgggtttatcccaggaatgcaacgattcttcaatatatgcaaatcaatcaatgtgatacaccatattaacaaattgaaggataaaaaccatatgataatctcaatagatgcagaaaaagcttttgacaaaattcaacacccatttatgataaaaactctacagagtAGCTCCCCAGACCCAGGCCGGGAGGCCCAGATGGGGGAACCCCGGGCTGGGGCCCCCCTGGATGATGGCAGTGGCTGGacaggaagtgaggaaggaaaCGAGGAGGGCACTGGCGGCagtgagggggcggggggagccggGTTCCCAGACGCAGAGGGTGTCTGGAGTCCAGACATCGAGCAGAGCTTCCAGGAGGCCCTGGCCATCTACCCACCCTGTGGCTAGCAGAAAATCATCCTGTCCGATGAAGGCAAGATGTATGGTCGGAATTAACTGATTGCCCGCTACATCAAGCTGAGAACAGGGAAGACTCGAACTCGCAAACAGGTCTCTAGTCATATCCAGGTTTTGGCCTGAAGGAAATCGAGGGAAATCCAGTCCAAGCTCAAGGCCCTGAATGTGGACCAGGTTTCCAAGGACAAGGCTTTCCAGACAATGGCCACCACGTCCTCAGCCCAGCTCATCTCAGCACCTTCCCTGCAGGCCAAACTTGGTCCCGCCGGTCCTCAGGCCCCAGAGCTTTTCCAGTTTTGGTCGGGGGTTTCTGGGGCCCCCTGGAATGTTCCAGATGTGAAGCCATTCTCGCAGACACCGTTCTCCTTGTCACTGACTCCTCCATCTACTGACCTCCCAGGATATGAGCCCCCCCAAGTCCTGTCACCTCCTGCTttgcccccacctgccccatcaCCCCCAGCCTGGCAGGCTCGGGCTCTGGGCACTGCTCGGTTGCAGCTGGTGGAGTTCTCGGCCTTTGTGGAACCTCTGGATGCAGCTGACTCTTACGAGAGTCACCTGTTCGTACACATCAGCCAGCACTGCCCCAGCCCCGGagcgcccccccaccccgagagTGTGGACATCCGGCAGATCTATGACAAACTCCCTGAGAAAAAGGGTGGTCTGCAGGAGCTGCATGATCATGGGCCACCCCCCCACGCCTTCTTCCTGGTCAAGTTCTGGGCGGACCTGAACTGGGGCCCCAGTGGCGAGGAGGTGGGGGCCGGCGGTAGCAGTGGTGGCTTCTATGGAGTAAGCAGCCAGTACGAAAGCCTGGAGCACATGACCCTCACCTGATCCTCCAAGACAGAGTGTGCCCAGCTGGAGGACGGGAGGTTCGTGTACCGCCTGCTGCGCTCACCCATGTGTGAGTACCTGGTGAATTTTCTGCACAAGCTGCGGAAGCTGCCCAAGCACTATATGATGAACAGTGTCCTGGAGAACTTCACCATCCTCCAGGTGGTGACAAACAGAGACACCCCGGAACTGCTGCTCTGCACCGCCTATGTCTTCGAGGTCTCCACCAGTGAGCAGGGGGCCCAGCACCACATTTACTGCCTGGTCAGGGACTGAAGGGGGGCCCCAGATGTGGCTCACCCCCGGAAAACCCTCCTCCCAGGAAGGACCTCCAACTTTCCTCACGCTTCTTACTTGGGGCGGGGGGCTGCTCCCTCTTAGGACCTTAAAATCTCGGTGGTGAGTTGAATGGGCTGGGACTGAGAGGAAAGGATGGATCCTGATATTGGGACCTCACAGGGGTGTCTGAAAGGACAGATCACTCCAGAGCATTTGACACTGGGGACAGGAGTGAGACAACCCCTGGGACAACACTGGTTTCTGTCTCTGACAGTCATCCTCCCCCTTCTCTGTTTTGGATGTTTTGGAGGGGCCCAGTTACACATTGGCTTGTCCCTCTCTGTTTTTCAGCACCCTCCTTCTTCCCAATCTGCCTCTCCTTACCAGCCCCATCCCGGGACCCTGATATTGAATTTTGAAGGTTAACCCTTTCTGTTCAGGAGTAGAGCCAGATGGGCcctggaaatttctttttttttttttaatataacaagaGATATTTATAAGTGGGTGTTAGGGTCGTGACTTTTTCTCAGCTGGGTAAGCAGTGGGGTGAGGCTTTTAAATCTCATGTCCTCTTCTAAATGAGCCATGGGGCTAGACTGTgttgcctccttctcctcccctccccccaaagtgTGTTGGTTTGTGTTTTGACAGAGGATTAAgctattttaccaa
Coding sequences within it:
- the LOC118900951 gene encoding LOW QUALITY PROTEIN: transcriptional enhancer factor TEF-4-like (The sequence of the model RefSeq protein was modified relative to this genomic sequence to represent the inferred CDS: substituted 1 base at 1 genomic stop codon), encoding MATTSSAQLISAPSLQAKLGPAGPQAPELFQFWSGVSGAPWNVPDVKPFSQTPFSLSLTPPSTDLPGYEPPQVLSPPALPPPAPSPPAWQARALGTARLQLVEFSAFVEPLDAADSYESHLFVHISQHCPSPGAPPHPESVDIRQIYDKLPEKKGGLQELHDHGPPPHAFFLVKFWADLNWGPSGEEVGAGGSSGGFYGVSSQYESLEHMTLTXSSKTECAQLEDGRFVYRLLRSPMCEYLVNFLHKLRKLPKHYMMNSVLENFTILQVVTNRDTPELLLCTAYVFEVSTSEQGAQHHIYCLVRD